ACAAAACAGCCAGAGCGCATGAAGCAAGGCGCGCTGACAAACTGTCAGCACGACTGGTCAGAATAACCGGGACAGCAGCGCCCAACACGATGCCTGCGGCATCGGCATGAGCAAGAAATGATAACTGCTTGACCAGCATATTGGCGGATGCAAGATCCGGAGCAAGAAGAATGTCCGGATCACCAGCAACCTCGGATTTGATGCCCTTGGTCAATGCAGCTTCCTTGGAAATTGCATTGTCGAAAGCCAAAGGACCGTCAACGATAGCACCCTTGATTTGACCGCGCTCAGCCATTTTGCAAAGAACGGCAGCATCAACGGTGGAAATGATTTTGGGATTGATTGTCTCAACAGCGGACAAAATACCGACTTTCGGTCTCGCAACCCCAAGAATATTGGCAAGACCGACCGCGTTTTGAATGATATGGGCTTTGTCATCAACATTGGGAAATATATTCACCACCCCGTCCGTGATGAGCAACGGCTTGGGATAGGTTGGAACGCTCATGACAAACACATGGCTAACGCGCCGATTGGTGCGCAATCCGCCATCCCGTCTGACCACCGCACCCATCAGAGCATCTGTATGAAGGGAACCTTTCATCACGGCCCCCACTTCACCTGCTTTGGCCAAGGCCACTCCCTTGGCTGCAGCGTCGCTTTCATGACGCGCATTGACAAGGCGGAAAGATGAAATGTCCAAACCGTGCTCACTGGCCAATGCACTGATCGTGTCCTGAGGCCCCACCAAAACCGGATCAATCAGACCGAGGCGCGCTCCCTCGCAGGCGCATTCCAACGCGGTTTTATCACACGGAAAAATGATTGCCGTCGGCAGAACGTCCAGATTCTTGCATTTTTCGATCAGCATATTCAGCTGCTCATGCGCAATGACTTGCAACTCAGGAAGATTGTGCCCTTGCTGATCACAGCGGACTTTGGGCGGAATAACGGTCGCCATCCCTTCAACGAGCGGCTTTCCTTGTCCATCGACCAGAGAACAAGCAAACAGAACGAGCTTCTTGCCACTTCTGGATAGCTTTTTGGATGCAACGGTTACGGTCGCCGTAACGCTCTCCCCGAGTGGAATCGGAGACAAGAATTTGAGATTCTGCTTGCGATAGATGGTCCCGGGCCCGGGCAGTCGCGTGCCAAGCAAACCGGAGAACAGCGCTCCAGCCCACATGCCATAGCCCATGGGTTGGTTGGCTCCTCCATTGTCAGAAGTCGCGGGAAAATGAAGTGGATCAACGTTGCCAGATACCGTTGCAAACAGATTGATATCTGTAAGCGACAGATTCCGGGTTACGCTGGCACACTGGCCGATCACCAAATCCTCATAAGTGAGGCTGGTAAGCTTTGTGATCGGTTTATGGAGTGCAGAGGGGAGGACGGTCATGAACTCTCTACATCACTTCATTTACAAAAATTAGACATTGGTATAGCATCTGCGTGGAATGCACGTCCAGATCACGACCTATTCCTATAGTGCAGAGCTGATAAACAGATTAGCATTATTGAGCGTCGCGATCAAAATTAGAACAATTCCAATATATGCTGTAAATAACTGGATTCGTAATTGCGAATGAATTTGCATGACTGGCATGTGTAATTGTCATGGCAAAAACTAGATTGAAAATAATTTCAAAGATTTCCCAATAGGTACTACCACCTATTTTAACAAAAATTCGAAGATATCGTTCCCTATGGGCATGACGTTATGCACCTACAGAAGCTCTTTCGCACGGCCCAATCGGACGCCTTTACTGCATCCAAGAAGCGAATTTGAAGCCTTCTGACCGTGAAACTTAAAAGCCGACCGCCTCCTACTGAAGCGATCGGCTCTCTATCAAGCTCTCAAAGGATCAGTTCGTAAATATGCTGCATTCACCCGACGCAGGATGAATGATCAAGCCCAACCAGACTACATCCGGCAATATCTGCGTGGGCCGTTGTATGGTTGGTAGGTGCAGTCGTATGCGCGGAAGCTTCTGTAGCGACTAGCGCAAGCACGCACGTTGCACCAATCCGGTGCACGATAAGCTGGCGCGCGATTTTTGCGAGCGATATCCGCGGCAATCGCGCCGGCAGCCAAACCGATGATAGCACCGGCAACACCAGCGCCCACATTGTTATTGCTCCTGCTCCTGCGAACCGGGCGGCGCGGTGGAGGTCTGCGCCATCTTGGGGCTGGCTGAGCCTGAGCTTCTGAAACACCAATCATGCCAAGGGTCGTGCCTACACTACCGAATGGCAAACCTGTTACACCCATGCATATCGCAATGGCTGACGCTACAATAGTCTGTTTAAGTTTCATGATCTTGTCCCCACTATCTAGTTGTCTTGTCACACTTGAAATGCCCCCACGAGCATTGCATCGACTTGTGACAAACCTAAAGTTTTACCAACAATAATTACAAATAACCAAAACCGTAACGGCCAACCTAGGGGGTATCGTAACCTGATCCTTTGCCGCTAGAGGTTATTA
This window of the uncultured Cohaesibacter sp. genome carries:
- a CDS encoding bifunctional enoyl-CoA hydratase/phosphate acetyltransferase translates to MTVLPSALHKPITKLTSLTYEDLVIGQCASVTRNLSLTDINLFATVSGNVDPLHFPATSDNGGANQPMGYGMWAGALFSGLLGTRLPGPGTIYRKQNLKFLSPIPLGESVTATVTVASKKLSRSGKKLVLFACSLVDGQGKPLVEGMATVIPPKVRCDQQGHNLPELQVIAHEQLNMLIEKCKNLDVLPTAIIFPCDKTALECACEGARLGLIDPVLVGPQDTISALASEHGLDISSFRLVNARHESDAAAKGVALAKAGEVGAVMKGSLHTDALMGAVVRRDGGLRTNRRVSHVFVMSVPTYPKPLLITDGVVNIFPNVDDKAHIIQNAVGLANILGVARPKVGILSAVETINPKIISTVDAAVLCKMAERGQIKGAIVDGPLAFDNAISKEAALTKGIKSEVAGDPDILLAPDLASANMLVKQLSFLAHADAAGIVLGAAVPVILTSRADSLSARLASCALAVLLANN
- a CDS encoding BA14K family protein codes for the protein MKLKQTIVASAIAICMGVTGLPFGSVGTTLGMIGVSEAQAQPAPRWRRPPPRRPVRRSRSNNNVGAGVAGAIIGLAAGAIAADIARKNRAPAYRAPDWCNVRACASRYRSFRAYDCTYQPYNGPRRYCRM